The genome window AAAGGGAGTGAGGGGATGCCGGCGATTGATTTTACCCAGATGCTAAGGCGCAATAAGCTTTATGCCGGCGCGAATGGGAATAAGATTTCGGTTATTTATAATGATGAGCAGTATATGCTGAAATTTCCGGCGACAGCCAAACAAAACAAGAATTTGAGTTACAGCAATGGTTGTTTTTCCGAATATTTGGGCTGCCATATTTATGAAGTGATAGGGATTCCTGTGCAAAAAACAGTATTGGGAACTTTTACGGTAAAAGGAAAAGAAAAAATAGTTGTGGCCTGCCGTGATTTTACGAGGCCGGGGGTAATACTGCAAGATTTTGCTTCCTTAAAAAATCAAATGATTGATTCGGAAAAAAATGGATATGGCACGGAACTTGCGGATATTTTGCTTACCTTTGATGAGCAGACAGCGTTAGATAGAACAGAGTTGAAAGAGCGATTTTGGAATATGTTTATTGTTGATGCGCTGATTGGGAATTGGGATAGGCATAACGGAAACTGGGGATTTCTTTATGATACCGTAACAGATAAAATGAAATTTGCTCCGGTATATGACTGCGGCAGCAGCCTTTTTCCGCAGGCGGATGAGAAAATTATGGAAATAGTACTGCAAAATGTGCAAGAATTAAATTATAGGATTTTTGAGATTCCAACTTCGGCGATTTTGCTTGAGGGCAAAAAAATTAAATATTTTGATTTTATATCATCTTTGCAAAATATGGAATGTAATCAGGCACTGGTGCGGATAGTTCCGCAGATTAATATGGAGCGGATTAAAAAAATAATAGAGGAAACGCCTTTTCTCAACGATTTGCAAAAAAACTTTTATTTTACGGTATTGCAGGAAAGAAAAAAAAGAATTCTTGATTTTTCGCTGGAATTGCTGAAAGGAAAAACCGTTGGTTTGGGTTGAAATTGGGAACGGGAGGTATTGATATGGAAAAACTTATATTGATTTTGCTGATGTTGACATTGATAATACCTGATGCAACCGCAAAGGTGGAGGAAGAAAGAAAAAAATACGACTTAACTTTTGATGAAATAGAAAAAGGAGAACTTTCTGCCGGCGACGGGGAAAAAACAATTGATATTGGTGAGCCGGAGATTAAAGGAAAGGAAGAAACAAGCACGAAAAAAAGAAAGAATGAAAAGTATAGTTTAGCGGTCAAAGAAATATTAGAAAATGAACAATATAAAGAGAACGGACAGGAATATGAAATTGTAGTTTATGCTCAATTTGATAAGAGAGTTCAGGATTTAATTCCGGTCATACAAGAGCAATTGCCGGACCGAATGGTAAGCTTGCAGGCCAGAACCTTTGACAGCTGTTGCTTAAAAACGGATATCGAAGCCATGGAAAGGCTGTGCCAGCTGCCGGAAGTAAGAAAGATATGCCTTTTGTCTGAAGTAAAAGGCGAAACGGATTTTATGGTAGAGGGAGAATAAGCAAATTCCCTTTCACCCTGCCTTACCCGTCCTTACCCGCCGCTTGGCGCTGAAAAATCAGTTGCTTTTTTTAACAAAATAAGCTATGATAAAAGATAGCAAAAAGGAACAGCCGGAAGGAAAAATACCCATGTTTCCTGAGAAAAGCATAGGATAGCTTATAATCAGAAAGCTTAGAACTTTTAAGCGGCGGTTAAGGGAAACCGGGAAAATAAGCAGGAAGCAAAGATTAGTAATGGAGGACAATATGTCAAAAAAGGTGGAAACAATTGGCGTTTTAACCAGCGGCGGCGATGCGCCCGGTATGAACGCGGCAATTCGGTCGGTAGTAAGAACCGCTTTGAGCAACGGCAAAAGAGTGTTTGGCGTCAGAAAGGGCTATAACGGCTTGATTTCCGGCGATATTTTTGAAATGGATGCTCGCAGCGTTTCCAATATCATTCACAGCGGCGGTACGGTGCTGTATACTGCCCGTTGTAAGGAGTTTTATACTGATGCCGGTCCGCGCAAGGCAGCCGATATGTGCCGGGTATTCGGTATTGACGGCCTGGTGGTAATCGGCGGTGACGGTTCCTTTAAAGGAGCGGAAAGACTGTCGGAGTTGGGCATTAACACGATTGGCATCCCGGGTACGATTGACCTGGATATTGCCTGCACTGATTATACGATTGGCTTTGATACAGCGGTTAATACGGCGATGGATGCGATTGACAAGATTCGCGATACCTCGACTTCGCACGAGCGCTGCTCGATTGTGGAGGTTATGGGCCGGCATGCCGGATATATTGCACTGTGGTGCGGGATTATTAATGGTGCAGAGCAGATTTTGCTGCCGGAAATGGAAAATGTGACCGAAGAAGAAATGATTCGCGGCATTTTAAATAACCGGGAAAAAGGCAAGAAGCACAATTTAATCATTGTGGCTGAGGGCGTTGGCGGCTCGGCCGAGCTGGCTAAGAGAATTGAAGCGATTACCGGGATTGAAACTAGGGCGTCAATTTTGGGACATCTGCAAAGAGGCGGTGTGCCGACGGCGACTGACCGCTTTCACGCGGCGATGATGGGCGCTTATGCGGTTGACCTTCTCCTGGCGGGCAAGTCCAATCGGGTCGTGGCTTACCGGGACGGAAAATACTGCGACTTTGATATTACCGAAGCGTTGAAAATGAAGAAAAGTTTGAATGATTTTCAAATTCGGGTCAGCGGTATGTTGGAAAGTAAGTAAACAGTTGAGGAGAGTTTTATGAAATGTCCGAATTGCAACACAGTGCTCGATAATGAGGCCTTGGTTTGCTTTGCCTGCGGTCAGGAAATTCCGGAAGAGCTCCGGCGTCAAGGCCGGGGTGACCAGGACCGGGAGTTTGATGAAGCGATTCAAAGTCTGCTCCCGGATGAAGAGGCCGAGGCAGAAAAAGAGTTTCAGCAGAAATTAAAGCGCAAAAAAAAGGAAGCCCAAAAAAGAGAAGGGCTGCGCCGCCAGTACCGCTATGTTTCTTTGGCGGCACTGGGAGTTTTGGGCCTTTTTTTCCTGAGCCTGTTTTTAAAATGGTATTCAATCAGCGGCACGGCGGCGTTTCGCGGTTATTTTTATACGGCTAAAACCGGCCGGTATTTAACAGAAAGCGTGCGGCTTTATTCGCGGGACGAGTTGACTGACCGGACCGATAAAGTGGCGGCTTTTACGCCGAATCAGCTTTTAACCTATGTTCAGGAATACGAAGCGGGTACGGAGATTCAAGGGCTGCTGAGTCATTTGCAGATTTATTATGCCAAGGGCCTGATTCTGCTTTATTTTCTAATCGCAGCCTGTGCGGCGGTGTTGTTGCTTGATAAAAACGGCCGTTGGTCGGAACTGATTCGAACTTCTTCTATTTTAGCGGTTATTTTTATACTGCTCAATACATTGGCGATCAAGCTGCCCTATATCAATCTGCTGGTGCTCAATGCCAAGCGGGTGCTGAGTGCAGGCGGGATTTCCAGCCGGATTGCGGCGAAAGGGCTGCTTTTACTGGGAGGATCCCACTCTTTGGCGGAGGGGGCGGAGCAGACTACCCTGACTTATCAGGCCGGGCTGGAAGCCGGTTGGATGTTGGCGGCGGTATTGGCGGCACTGTGGTTTGTGCTGGGGACGGTCCTAAATGAGATGAACCGGGCAATGAACGACACAGCCGATACTGAGGCTTAAAAAAGACCGGAAGATTTGCTTTTCAGGCAGCGACGTCGTTTTTTCGGAAAGCGGCACCATGAATTGACGTAAATAAGCAAGCATATCAAACGGGAACATTCGCATGCCTGAACGGCAACAAAAAATATGGAGAATGAAAGGAGCAGGCAATGTATATCAAAACAGTGATTAAACCGGCGGCGGAGTTGGAACTGATTCGGATTGATGATACCGTCGGCAGCGCACTTAAGATTATTGATGAAAAGGATTTGCTGTCCCTGCCGGTGATTTCCGGCAAAAAGTTTATCGGTATGCTGTCTAAGCGCTATGTATACCAGACCTTTTTTGAGATGGATGAGCCGAAGGAGGTCTTTTTGCAGCGGCCGGTCAGTGATTTTATGCGGACGAAGATACCGAGCCTGGGCGATACCAACATGGTTGAGGATGCCATTGGCTTTTTCATTCGGTCGCCCTATCCTTTTATTCCGGTGGTTGATGAAAATGAGGACTTTGTGGGAATTATTACCCGCAAGGCGGTAATGGAGCGGTATGAGCAGATTTTTAAAAGCGAATATCCCCGCTTTTTCATTTATTCCTATGATTATAAGGGCAAATTGGGCAAGATTGTGGATATTATCAACCGCTACGGCGGCAACATCAAAAACTTAGCTTTGATGGATACCGGTGTTTTGGGTCTGAAGGAGATTTTTTTAAGCGTGGAAAGCGACCAGCTGGATAAGATTATCGAAAGTCTGAAGTCGCATCATTTTGATGTCAAGATGTAATAAGGAATGATTTTGGGAAAAAATGATGAAAGAAGTATTGAGTAAATTAAAGCCGACGCAGATTTTAATGCTCGGCTTTGCCTTGCTGATCGGGCTGGGGACGCTGCTTTTGGCTTTGCCGGCGGCCAGCCGGAGCGGACAAAGCGCGGGGCTGGTTAACGCCCTGTTTACGGCAACCAGTGCGGTTTGCGTGACGGGTTTAGTGGTAGTTAATACTTTAGCGCAATGGTCAGTATTTGGCAAAATTGTGATTATCAGTTTGATTCAAGTCGGCGGTCTGGGTTTTATGACTTTGACCGCTGTCTTATTTATTATCATTGGCCGAAAAATTGGCCTCAGGCAAAGGCTTTTGATTCAGGAATCGCTGAATCAATCTACGATTGCCGGGTTGGTGCGGCTGACTAAAAATATTTTTTGGGGGACACTGATTGTTGAGGGAACCGGAGCGGCAGCGCTTTCGTTTTGCTTTGTTCCGATGTATGGGCTGAAAAAAGGAATTGCCTACGGTATCTTTCACGCGGTCAGTGCTTTTTGTAATGCCGGTTTTGATTTAATCGGCGAGAACAGTCTGTCGCCGCTGGTGGGGCATTGGGGTGTTAATTTGGTGTTGATGCTGCTGATTGTAGCGGGCAGCATTGGCTTTGGAGTGTGGTTTGACGTGATTGGGGCCGGGCGCAAGGTTTTTCGCCAAAAACGGAGTAATCACAGCTGGTTTTGGCATATGCAGCTGCATACTAAGTTAGCGCTGATCATTACCGCCGGGCTTTTATTTAGCGGCTGGCTGCTGATTTTTCTGCTGGAAGCAGGCAATCCCAAAACTTTGGGCAGTATGCCTTTCGCTGATGGGGCGCTGGCGGCGATGTTTCAGTCGGTGACGCTGCGGACGGCCGGCTTTTTTACGGTTGATTTTGCTGACATGCGGCAGGGCAGCCAGTTTATTTCGGTTCTGCTGATGATTATCGGCGGTTCGCCCGGAGGAACAGCCGGCGGCATCAAAACGGTAACGGTTGGGATTTTGATTTTGCAGATGCTGGCGACAGTGAAAGGCCGGCAGGAGTTGGAGGTATTTGACCGCCATATTGCGGATGATATCGTCAAGCGGGCGCTGGCGGTGATTATCATTGCTTTAGGAGTGGTGGCCGGCGTAACGCTGCTGCTGACCGTAACCGAGCAGGCGGAGTTTATGCGGATTGTGTTTGAAGCGGTATCGGCTTTTGCCACAGTGGGGCTGAGTTTGGGACTTAGCCCGAATTTGTCGCTGGCCGGTAAGCTGATTATTTGTGTGACTATGTTTATCGGCCGCTTAGGACCGGTCACGATTGCTTTTGCGTTGGCGGATAAGGCCGGTAAAAGCAGTAAGGTAAAAAAACCGGAAGGGAAGCTGATGGTAGGCTAATGGGCGTGGAGTTTTCTGCGCAGCGGCCATACTTGCTGCCGGCGGTGGAGAGCAGGCAGGAAAAAGCCGGGAAAATGCAAATTGGCCGCAGCAGGAACATCGGCTCTATGGTTTGCTGCCCCGAAAGAGGGATGGCCGCAGCTGACAGGCATGGCGGCAGCGTGTATCGGCAGGAAAGGATAGAAATGAGTAAGAAAAGTAAATTTAGCGGTGAAAAAAAGGAATTCGTAGTCTTCGGCCTGGGGCGCTTCGGTCGAAGTGTGGCTTATTCGCTGGCGGCGGACGGCTATGACGTGATGGCGGTCGACAGCAATCCCGATTTGGTGCAGGACGCTTGTGAGGTGGTGGCGCACGCCGTGGTGGCGGATGTGACCGATATGGAGGCACTGGAAGAATTGGGACTGGGCAATTTTGACGTGGCGATTATAGCCATGTCCAATAATTTGCAGGCCAGTATTTTAGCGACTATTGTCGCCAAGGAAAAGGGTGTGCCGTATATTCTGGCTAATGCCAAAGACGCTGTGCATGAAAAGGTACTGCTCAAAGTGGGTGCGGATAAGGTAATTTTTCCGGAAAAGGAAATCGGCGAAAAGGTGGCGAATAATTTAACGAACAAGACCTTTATGGATTTTATCGAATTAAGCCCGGATTTTAGCATCGCCGAGGTGGAAGTGCTGGATGAGTGGATTGGCGATACTTTGCGCAAGCTGAACTTGCGGGGAAAGTATAAGTTAAATGTCATCGGTAAAAAAGCGAACGGAGAAACGTCCATCGTCCTTGATCCGGACGCACCGCTGGAGCGGGGTGAGGTGCTGATTATGATTGGCTCTTATGATTCCTTTAAAGAAATCGGGCATTAGAGTTTTTTCTGCGAGAAATTCGCCTTTGGCGTGCGTCTGGTTAAGCGGCAGAGCATATCAGCGGAAAGCTTGGCGGTTAACCGACAGGAAAATTGAGTGCGGGCGGGAAATGGTACCGGACAGGCAATTTATCCGGTTAGCGTGGGCGCAAGGAATAGTTTCGCAGAGGGAAAACGGATAGAATGGGGAAGTTATGAAAGAAATCACATCGGCGGACAATCCGCAATATAAACTTTTTGTTAAATTATTATCAGGAAGAAAATATCGGCAAAGAGAAGGCTCTTATTTGGCGGAGGGGCTAAACGGACTGGATATTCCGGCGGAACAGGTCAAGGCCTATTTGCTGCCGCTGAGCCGAAAAGAGGAAGCCCATAGGTGGCAGCTGCCGGAAAACAAGGTTATTTTACTGGCGGATTCCTTATTTGCCAAACTGTCGGCTGATCCGGCCAGTCAGGGCTTGATTTTGTGGCTGCCCGTCAAGGCGGCGCTGTGGCAGCCGGAATGGCAGCCGGAAGCGGGCGGTCTTTATCTGGCGGTCGAAGCGATTCAAGACCCCGGTAATTTGGGGACAATGATTCGCAGCGCCGAAGCGGCCGGAGTACGGGCGCTTTTTTGCTCGGCCGGAACGGTTGATCTTTATCATCCCAAGACGATCAAAGCAGCCGCTTCTTCGCTCAGTCGCCTGCCAGTCATAGTGGAGACGGATTTACCGGAATTACTGGCAGTGATGAATAAATGCGGAATTCCCGGCTTTGCCGCCGCACCGCTGAACGCCATGCTGTATACCGAGGCCGATTACAGCGGCGGCGCGCTGTTTTTCATCGGCAATGAGGGCCAAGGCTTAAGTTCCTCTGTTTTAGAGGCGGCTAAGCGCGTCGCTATTCCGATGAGCGGCGGGGTGGAATCGCTGAATGCGGCCGTTTCGGCCGCGGTTTTGCTGTTTGAAGCCAAACGTCAGCGGGGATAATTTTTCTTGAAACCGGCACCTGATTTAGCGCTTAAGCTGGCCGGTTTCATTTTTTTAGGTCAGAAAACAGTGCGTCAAGTTCAGTTTACCGCTGAATCTTGCGCGTCCCTTTCTGCTTTGGGCATAGCGGCAGTTTTCGTTATTCGGCGAATAGAGAAATTTTATTTGCCAGTACCTTTAAATCCTCGGCGGAAACGGTGTTCAGGGCGTTAAAGCTTTGGCTTTCGGCTTTGGCTAAATATTCTTTGGCCAGCGGGATATCCTTTTCGCTAAGGGCAATAACCGCCATATAATAAAGCGAGTCCATTAAGCCCGGTTTTAGCTCCAAGGCTTTGGTGAAGTTTTGTTTGGCTTTTTCGGTGTCGCCTTGGCGGAAATAAATTTGTCCCAGATTATCATAGGCGGCGGCATATTGGGGCTCCTTTAACAGGGCAACCTCGGAAAAATAGCGGGCGGCGGCCAGTTCATCGCAAAGCAGTGCCAAAAAGCCCATAGTAACAAAGTCCTGTTCGGTGAAAGTGGTATTCTTTTCCAAGCCTGCTTCCAGTTCGTTTAAATCATAGCCGGGGAGTTTATCCTTATCAGGAAAATAATAAAGCTCCAAATAGTCGGCATAGGCTTTTTCCGGCTGCCCCAGCTTCCACTGGCAAATCGCCAGATTGGCCTTGAGCGTGCGGGTGTAAAAAACATTGCGGTTGGAGGCCAGCGCCGCTTCAAAGATTTCCCGCGCGTTTTGCGCATCGCCCCGGCGCAGCAAAATCAAGCCATAAGCGGCCAGCAGCTGTGAGCTTTTGCAGCCCAGCTTATAGGCAGCCCGGTAAAAGGGCAAAGCCTTGTCCTCGCGGTGAAAAAAGGCATGCAGAACCAAGCCCGGAAAGCCGACGATATTGCCCAAAAACAAAATGGCGGTAATGCCGACATACAGGGAAATTAGAATCAAATAAAGCGACTGCTGCGTTCCCTTTAAATGAATAATAAAAATATAGTAAATGATAAACACATAAGCTAAACTGATAAAAAACCATTTCTTTTTAATTGCTTCCATAAACTCTCCTTTTGCTGAAATTTATCAAGACAGGCGCGGCGGCAAGCGACGCGCTGGTATGGCTTGCCGGAACTGTAATCCTTATTGTACTAATTTTTGGGGGTGATGTCAATATCCGGCGGCTTAGGGGTTGCGGTAAGAAATGAAGAAGTAAACTTTAACTAAAACTAAGAAAAAAGGAAAAAAAGATGTGCGTGAAGAAAGTGAACAATAAAATTGATAGTGTACAGGCAATGCGCGGTATCGCCGCTTTATCAGTGGTGGTATTTCATATTGGTTTATTCCATTTTGGGCAATATGGGGTAGATTTGTTTTTTTGTATTTCTGGTTTTATTATGATTTATATATCAGAAAAAGGTATGAATCAGTTTTTTTTAAAACGAGCGGTTAGGATTGTGCCTTTGTATTGGCTGATGACTTTGGTATATGTTCCGTTGCGGCTGCTGGTTCCTCACGGCGAGGTGGATTTGACGGATGTTTCGCAAGTGTTTCAGTCGCTGTTTTTTATCCCCTATGAAAGCTTTGGTTATAGGGCGCAGAATATGGTTGTTTTTCCACTGGTTGTTCAGGGCTGGACACTGAATTATGAAGTTTTCTTCTATATCATTTTTGGGATTGCAGCTAAAATTTCACATAAATATAGGGCGATGGTTGCAAGTGCTGTTATTTTTGCTTTGGTAGCTGCCAGTAAGATTTCAGAGTCTAATATGTTTCTGTTAAATTGGAGTGGAAATCCTATAATGCTGGAGTTTTGTTTAGGGATGTTATCCTATTATCTTTTGTTTCGAGTGGAAGGTTTGAAAAAAATGACAGATGAAAAATCAATAGCACATAAAGTATTGGTTTTTATAGCGATTTCAATTTGGGTGCTGGTTTTGATGCTTGATACTTTCAGTGTAAATATAGGACGTTTTTCCAGTGCTGGGATTCTTTCTTTTCTGTTCTTTTTGCTGTTTTTTAAAGCTTTTGAAAAAAAGCGTCCGCCGAGAGCGTTAATTTTTATAGGCAATATTAGTTATTCGGTGTACCTTGTTCATGGGTTGTTGATATCGCTGCAAAATAAAATTTATTCCGTAGCCGAGTATTCACAACAGGGCGTTATAATTGTTTTATTTATTCTGTTTCCGGTCATTATTGCGGCTTCTTATATAAGCTGGATTGTCGTTGAGGAGTGGTTTACGAATTATTTATATAAAAAATTTGGTATTTAAGAACGTAACTGGGGATTTACGGAAAGACATAATTCCCCAAAACTCAAAAAGGGCTGCTGCACTTTAAGGCCATTATACAAGATATTGAAAAGATTTATCTATCAGCATAATATCTTGATATAAGTCCTTATTATGCAGCAGCCCTTTTTAAATGCGCTTAGCTCTCCGGTGAAAGCACCGCCTATTTTAGCACGCTTTGATTTCAAACAAAATCGACGAAAAATCTCCGCCTAAGTGCTGCAAGACTCGGCGATCAATCAGGAGCCCTGCGTTCATCAGTTCGTCGCCGAAATGCTCTCTATCATAGTATGGGGCGAGCACCCGGTATTTTTGAGCGGGACAAAGTCCGGCCAGGCGCAGGCGGAAGCCGCGCTGATAGACCTCGCCTAAAGTCTGATAATAGCCGGCGTAAGCGGTTTTTTGATCCGGTGCCACGCTGATCCATGCCGTATGTCCGCCTCCGGCGAAGGGCGAAAGCAGACGGTAAAAAGTGCCGTACTGGAAAACAGGGCGGGCTTCTTTATAAAAGGCAATTTGCTTTTTCACTTCGTTAAAGTCCGCTTCGGAAATCTCATTTAAATCCAGTTCATAACCAAACGCTCCGTAATAGGCGACATTGGCTCTGGTAGACAGCGGTACGCTCCGGCCGGTTTGATGGTTCGGCACTGCCGAAACATGAGCGCCCATGCTGCTGACCGGATAAAACAGACTGGTGCCGTATTGGATCCGGCAGCGGTCAATAGCATCGGTGTTGTCGCTGCACCAGGCTTGCGGAGCAAAGGCCAAAATCCCGGCATCAAAGCGGGCGCCGCCGCTGGCACAGGATTCAAACAGGATATCCGGGTATTTTTCGGTCAGGCGCCGGTACAGGTCATAAACGCCCAAAATATAGCGGTGCATGACCTTGCCCTGATCGGCCGCCGGGGTATGATTGGAGTAGCACTCGGTGATATAGCGGTTCATATCCCATTTAATGTAAGCGATATTGGCGTTGCCGATGATGTCGTCGAGCATGGCAAAAACAGCATTAACCACTTCCGCCCGGGAAAAATCCAAGACAAACTGATGCCGGGACGGGCTGGCCGGGCGCTCCGGGTCAACCATCAGCCAGTCCGGGTGCGCGGCGCACAGCCGGCTGTTTTTATTGACCATTTCCGGCTCAATCCACAGACCGAAAGATAAGCCCATAGCGTTTATTTTTTCGGATAAGCCTTTGATTCCGTCGGGGAGCTTCTCGGTATTGACAAACCAGTCGCCTAAACCTTGTTTGTCGTCATTGCGTGTGCCGAACCAGCCGTCATCTAAGACGAAAAGTTCGACACCGGCTGCTTTGGCTTTGGCGGCAATTTTTAAGATTTTAGCCTCGTCAAAGTTCATTTCGGTAGCTTCCCAGTTATTGAGCAGAATCGGCCGGGGTCGATTTCGCCAACAGCTGCGGGTTAAATGATTTTGAAACAAAGCATGAAAGCTTTGGCTTAAAGCGTTCATTCCCTGCGCCGAGTAGACCAGCACGGCTTCCGGTGTGGTAAAACTCTCGCCGGTGTTCAGCTGCCAGTCAAAGTTTTCCGGGTGGATGCCCAGCAGTACCCGGCTTTCCTCATAGGAAGAAACCTCTGCCTGTCCCAGAAAAGAGCCGCTGTAAATCAGGGCAAAGCCAATGGCTTCCCCGGCAAACTCAGTCGTATGACTTCTTTTTAACAAAAAGGCCGGATTATGTTCGGCACTGCTGGCGCCCCGCAGACTGGCAATTGACTGCGTGCCGATAGCCAAATCTCTTTGCCGCAGCTGGCGCTCCCGTCCCCATGCTCCGGTTAAATGCAGCATCTGCCAGTCCATATCCGGCAGATCCAGACAGAGGCTCATGGCAATAGGCAGAGAAACGGGTGTTTGTCCAACTTGGGTAAAGGTGGTGTGGCGGGCAATGACCGGCAGGTGCCGAAAGAGCGTATAGCTTAGCATCATCCGGGTTTGCGTGACCGCGTCAAACAGCGTGATTTCAAGGCTGTCGGCGTCCTCCGTTTCCGCGTAAGTGGAGGGAAGCGGCAGAATCTCTTTTTTTCCGGAGAAAATCTGATGGCTTTCGTAGACGAAACCGGAGATCAGGCTGCCTTTTTCCTGCCGGATGCGGTAGGCCGGATAGCGGAAATCGCCGGTGCCGTAAGCAGGATATTCCTGCCGGGTAAATTGCAGGGTCAGGAGCGAAGTTGGGGCTGTTCCGGCATCCAGGTGCTGCCCGAAGCGTTCCCGCAGATAGGTAAAGGACTGGCGGTCGCGGATGGCCGAGCCATAGTAAAGATTGGCCAGCTGGCCATTGTCCATTACTTCTATAATATAGCTGATTTGGTCGTTAAATAAGTGAAACTGGCGGCTGCTTTCATGAAATAAAATCATGGAAAACTCCTTTCGGATGAGTTGTCGGCGGATGATATGGAATTTTATGCTGCGATTGTGCAGACATATTGTTATTATACGTTGTCGGTTTTGAAAATACAACTGCTTTTCACGGATAGAAAGCAATATTTTAGCAACAGTTTAGGCAAGCGGATTTTTACCTGTGTTGCCGGAACGGTTACATATTTTTATTTAAAAAGATATTGTACTTAAGCGCATTTTGTCATATAATTAACATGGTTCTTATAGGTGCTCTAATATCTTATTTAGCGGCAAGGTGTTTGTCGATAAAACAGCCGTGCCGCGACCGGACAGGGGATACAATTACAGAAATAGGAATCACCGTAGCAGCGTCGGAGACGGCGGCACAGGCCAGCAGATGAAAGGGGAAAAGCGGAATGAAAAAAGGGAAAAGCGGTTCCATCGGGTTAAAGCTAAGCATAATAGTTGCGGCGGTATTAATGGGTATTTTGGGCATCAAAACCGGATATGACGCAGTCAATTTATATAACATGGAAATGAAATTCAATGAAAAGGTCGAACTGGAAAAAACCAGAAAGCTGGCCCGAGAAGCAGAAGCCATTTTTACCAGTATGTATCAGAGCATGAACGATGTCAGGGCTTTGGCAGAAGAGTATTTAAACCTGCCGGTGCAGGACAGAAAACGAGATCTGGTGATAAGTTGTCTGGCTGAAATTACCAGAAAAAACACGGAAATTGACGGTTTGGGAGTGGCTTTTGAAAAAGACAGGTTTGACGGCCGGGACGACATCGACGGCCGGTTTACGGTTTACGCTGAGCTGTTTAACGGCGAAATCGAGTTGGCTGATCCCGACCCGACCGGAGAAGAATGGTATGATCGGCCGCTGCAAGAGAAAAAGATGCTGGTATTACCGCTATATGAAGATGAAGGGGAACTGCTGGCCACGTTAGCGCTGCCGATTATGCACGGGGGAGAAGCGGTCGGCGTGGTTAACGCCGATATCAATTTGAAAAACTTTCAGCACAGAATTGAAGCGATTGAGGGCAATTCTGCCGACAGCATCAAGCTGATTATTACAAATGACGGCACAATTGTCGCCAATTCCATAGATGCCGACCAAAATATGCAGGCTCTGTCCGGGGTTCAGGAAGATATTCGTCAGATTCTGAATTCGCAAGAAGTTATTGCGGAAAAAGTTTCGACGGCAACAGGAATTTACTCCAAGATTATTGCCGTCCCGATTCATATTCCGGGTGTAGCCGACAGTTGGATGTATCAATCGGTCAACACCATGAGCAGCTTTACCCGAAATGCCAAAAACAGCCTGTGGATGGCAACCACTGTCAATCTGGGCG of Lachnospiraceae bacterium oral taxon 500 contains these proteins:
- a CDS encoding alpha-galactosidase, with protein sequence MILFHESSRQFHLFNDQISYIIEVMDNGQLANLYYGSAIRDRQSFTYLRERFGQHLDAGTAPTSLLTLQFTRQEYPAYGTGDFRYPAYRIRQEKGSLISGFVYESHQIFSGKKEILPLPSTYAETEDADSLEITLFDAVTQTRMMLSYTLFRHLPVIARHTTFTQVGQTPVSLPIAMSLCLDLPDMDWQMLHLTGAWGRERQLRQRDLAIGTQSIASLRGASSAEHNPAFLLKRSHTTEFAGEAIGFALIYSGSFLGQAEVSSYEESRVLLGIHPENFDWQLNTGESFTTPEAVLVYSAQGMNALSQSFHALFQNHLTRSCWRNRPRPILLNNWEATEMNFDEAKILKIAAKAKAAGVELFVLDDGWFGTRNDDKQGLGDWFVNTEKLPDGIKGLSEKINAMGLSFGLWIEPEMVNKNSRLCAAHPDWLMVDPERPASPSRHQFVLDFSRAEVVNAVFAMLDDIIGNANIAYIKWDMNRYITECYSNHTPAADQGKVMHRYILGVYDLYRRLTEKYPDILFESCASGGARFDAGILAFAPQAWCSDNTDAIDRCRIQYGTSLFYPVSSMGAHVSAVPNHQTGRSVPLSTRANVAYYGAFGYELDLNEISEADFNEVKKQIAFYKEARPVFQYGTFYRLLSPFAGGGHTAWISVAPDQKTAYAGYYQTLGEVYQRGFRLRLAGLCPAQKYRVLAPYYDREHFGDELMNAGLLIDRRVLQHLGGDFSSILFEIKAC